Proteins from a genomic interval of Oligoflexus sp.:
- a CDS encoding lipoyl protein ligase domain-containing protein: protein MWIDDQVLKACARPLATEVWIPEAPMVVLGRGNKVEKEVNVRACVEDGIPILKRLGGGGTVLLHSGCLIVSLGLWVKEFYANDRYFRLLNQSVIDCLNRELPQLAFDQRGHSDIVHGQLKIAGTSLFRSRNYLMYQASILIDMQIEWIEKYLAHPSLEPDYRKGRSHRDFLTDLGALGQKDVKRWRDIFVENLPVFVDRNFAAEKIAPQDAQIPHVLSRVGEEWLKPEEIEAALRGG, encoded by the coding sequence ATGTGGATTGATGATCAGGTTCTGAAGGCCTGCGCCCGGCCTTTGGCGACGGAAGTCTGGATTCCTGAGGCGCCTATGGTCGTGCTCGGACGCGGCAACAAAGTCGAAAAGGAAGTCAACGTCCGGGCCTGCGTGGAGGATGGCATTCCCATACTCAAACGCCTCGGCGGGGGCGGCACCGTGCTTTTGCATTCGGGCTGTCTGATCGTCAGCCTTGGCCTTTGGGTCAAGGAATTCTATGCGAACGATCGCTATTTCCGGCTTTTGAATCAATCGGTCATCGACTGTTTGAATCGTGAGCTGCCGCAGCTTGCGTTTGATCAGCGGGGGCATTCCGATATCGTTCATGGCCAGCTGAAGATTGCCGGAACTTCACTCTTTCGCAGCCGCAATTATCTTATGTACCAGGCGTCCATTCTTATCGATATGCAGATCGAGTGGATTGAAAAATATCTGGCCCATCCGAGTCTGGAGCCCGATTATCGCAAGGGTCGGAGTCACCGCGATTTCCTTACGGATCTTGGTGCCTTGGGCCAAAAGGACGTCAAGCGCTGGCGGGATATTTTCGTCGAGAATCTGCCGGTCTTCGTTGACAGGAATTTTGCAGCCGAAAAGATTGCGCCGCAGGATGCACAGATTCCGCATGTGCTCAGCCGTGTGGGCGAGGAATGGCTCAAGCCGGAAGAGATCGAAGCGGCCCTTAGGGGCGGCTGA
- a CDS encoding aminopeptidase, which yields MPGHGWILGLCALLLSSCYSLQQAYWFNNAFNSRMPVAEALQSDLDEAGRKKLLLSREVLKFAAEQGLNVGDAYQHYIAPGPGTVSYLVQAAAADRLELKTWWFPFVGRVPYLGFFDREARDAKAQELRADGLDVSLGTVGAFSSLGWFADPIYDAMTKRRDEDFIELLLHELVHRSFWSKGSAAFNENLAEFGALHLTEIYLKAHRGGVGLSELKNYKEEKEKLSQWIFALRDALKELYSKPMDLEQKLKEKAAIIASFRRERFPELKTPELAAARNREWNNASILGAALYAPDTQRFQKAFDCLRPQRMGDFLEALREAEDEAPTVEEALDSLCSISAEKKGA from the coding sequence ATGCCTGGACACGGATGGATTTTGGGACTGTGCGCCTTGCTGCTGAGTTCCTGTTACAGCCTGCAGCAGGCGTATTGGTTCAATAATGCCTTCAACAGTCGCATGCCGGTCGCGGAAGCCCTGCAGAGCGATCTGGATGAGGCCGGGCGTAAAAAGCTCCTTCTGAGTCGTGAAGTCTTGAAATTCGCCGCCGAGCAGGGATTGAACGTCGGCGATGCCTACCAACACTACATAGCTCCCGGTCCGGGAACAGTCAGTTATCTGGTCCAGGCGGCCGCAGCCGACCGTCTGGAACTGAAAACCTGGTGGTTTCCCTTTGTCGGCCGGGTTCCCTATCTCGGTTTTTTTGATCGTGAAGCCCGTGATGCCAAGGCCCAGGAGCTCAGGGCCGACGGTCTGGACGTGAGTCTGGGCACCGTGGGTGCCTTTTCCAGTCTGGGCTGGTTCGCCGATCCCATTTATGATGCCATGACCAAACGCAGGGATGAGGACTTCATTGAGCTCCTTTTGCACGAGCTTGTGCACCGGAGCTTCTGGTCCAAGGGCTCGGCCGCGTTCAATGAAAACCTGGCGGAATTCGGGGCCTTGCATTTGACCGAGATTTACCTGAAGGCTCACAGGGGTGGGGTCGGTCTTTCGGAGTTGAAGAATTATAAAGAGGAAAAGGAAAAGCTCTCGCAATGGATCTTTGCCTTGCGCGATGCCCTGAAAGAGCTTTATAGCAAGCCTATGGACCTTGAGCAAAAGTTGAAGGAAAAGGCAGCGATCATTGCATCGTTTCGCCGTGAGCGTTTTCCGGAGCTTAAGACCCCGGAACTGGCGGCTGCGCGGAATCGGGAGTGGAACAACGCGTCCATTCTTGGCGCCGCTCTTTATGCGCCTGATACCCAGCGTTTTCAAAAGGCCTTCGACTGTTTGCGTCCGCAGCGTATGGGGGACTTCCTGGAAGCCTTGCGTGAAGCCGAGGACGAGGCTCCCACTGTGGAAGAGGCCCTGGATAGCCTTTGTTCAATAAGCGCAGAAAAGAAAGGCGCGTGA
- the iscB gene encoding RNA-guided endonuclease IscB encodes MQRVLVLSHSKRALMPCHPARAKELLKKRKAAVYRRFPFTIILKNRADGDVQLIELKVDPGSRTTGLALVGDFRRGKRTIFAANLSHRGQAVKDALEARRSFRRSRRARKTRYRAPRFLNRLRSQGWLPPSLRSRVDNVQSWAAKLIRFSPVCSIAVETVRFDMQKMDNPEISGVEYQQGTLLGYEVREYLLEKWARKCAYCQKEGIPLEVEHIHAKSLGGSNRISNLTLACRACNKRKGNRPVEDFLRNNKDLLARILIDSKTPLKDAAAVNASRYAIGNALGIFSLPISFWSGGMTKSNRSRQKYHKDHWVDAACVGESGEKVFIHPRHKPLLVKAESRGSRLKCLPDRYGFPRTSPKAQKRVFGFQTGDFIEAKVTKGKKIGCYQGRVAVRSTGSFNVKVEGKVVQGISHNFCRVLQRVDGYSYAVNS; translated from the coding sequence ATGCCCTGCCACCCGGCACGTGCTAAAGAGTTGTTGAAGAAGCGAAAGGCGGCCGTTTATCGCCGCTTTCCGTTTACGATTATTCTCAAAAATCGAGCCGATGGAGATGTGCAACTGATCGAGCTTAAAGTCGATCCCGGAAGCAGGACCACAGGCTTGGCCTTGGTGGGGGATTTCAGACGCGGCAAGCGCACCATTTTCGCAGCTAATCTTTCTCACCGAGGTCAAGCGGTTAAAGACGCACTTGAGGCCCGCCGCTCATTTCGCAGGTCCAGGAGGGCAAGAAAAACGCGATACAGGGCTCCGAGATTTTTGAATCGTCTAAGGTCCCAAGGCTGGCTGCCCCCATCGCTTAGATCACGTGTTGACAATGTCCAGAGCTGGGCTGCTAAACTTATACGGTTTTCCCCGGTTTGCTCCATTGCTGTGGAAACTGTTCGATTTGATATGCAGAAGATGGACAACCCCGAAATATCAGGCGTGGAGTATCAGCAAGGGACCTTACTCGGTTACGAGGTTCGGGAATATCTTCTGGAGAAATGGGCGAGAAAGTGCGCCTATTGTCAGAAGGAAGGTATCCCTTTGGAAGTCGAGCACATCCATGCGAAAAGCCTTGGCGGCTCCAATAGGATCAGTAACCTGACGCTGGCATGTCGAGCTTGTAACAAGAGAAAGGGAAACCGGCCTGTTGAGGACTTTTTGAGAAACAATAAAGACCTGCTTGCGCGAATCCTTATAGACTCGAAAACCCCACTTAAAGATGCCGCCGCAGTCAATGCCAGCCGCTATGCGATAGGAAATGCTCTTGGAATATTTTCTCTTCCTATTAGTTTTTGGTCTGGCGGCATGACCAAGTCCAATCGTTCTAGGCAAAAATACCATAAGGATCATTGGGTGGATGCCGCGTGTGTCGGTGAGAGCGGAGAAAAGGTCTTCATTCATCCACGGCATAAGCCTCTTTTAGTAAAAGCTGAATCACGGGGATCACGGCTAAAGTGCTTGCCAGATCGATACGGCTTCCCCAGAACCTCGCCCAAGGCGCAGAAGCGAGTCTTTGGCTTTCAAACTGGGGATTTCATCGAAGCCAAAGTCACAAAAGGCAAGAAGATTGGATGCTATCAGGGCCGCGTTGCCGTCAGGTCAACTGGCAGTTTCAATGTCAAAGTGGAAGGTAAAGTAGTGCAAGGTATCAGTCATAATTTTTGCCGAGTCCTCCAGAGAGTGGATGGATACTCTTACGCGGTCAATTCTTAG
- the ileS gene encoding isoleucine--tRNA ligase, with product MKAISSNVKLPQMEEEVLAFWAEQKIFEKSNAQRKGQREFAFYDGPPFANGLPHYGHLLANTIKDTVPRYWNMRGFYVERRFGWDTHGVPVEYEIEKTHNLKGREDILNMGVAKFNELCRASVVHYVGEWQKTITRLGRWVDWNNQYRTMDKNFMESVWWVFKTLYDKGLVYQGHKVVPYSPRLTAVLSNFEANQNYQDVQDPAITVKFKLVDEDAYLLAWTTTPWTLISNLALAVGPDIEYVKVKAAENGETYYLAKTRLDAVFKKKKGEGEPYQILAEVKASDLAGRRYEPLFPYFKNHKNAFQVLADSYVTTEEGTGVVHQSPAYGEDDFRVCATAGIDIVDPLDEEARFKDMIPEFKGLFVKDADKEIIKALKDTAHLLRHETLVHSYPMCERTGGPLIYRAIPSWFVAVEQIKDQLVENNLTINWVPEHLKQGRMGNWLKNARDWAISRNRYWGTPLPIWICDKNDQHRTVLGAVKDLEELTGATVDDLHIHKIDHLRFKCPHCAGQMKRVAEVFDCWFESGAMPYAQLHYPFENKERFETIFPADFIAEGQDQTRGWFYTLAVLSAGLFGKPAFKNVVVNGMVLAADGKKMSKRWKNYTPPEELISAFGADSVRLYMLNSAVLRAEDLRFSNDGVKETTRSVILPLWNAFSFLTTYAAADGWQPSAQLVTGAAPKVKGELDRWLISRLHTLIAGVHKEMEGYHLYNVVPRVLAFIEDLTNWYIRLSRRRFWAGEKTLSADTREAYETLYYVMTAFSKILAPFAPFTAERIYRGLTEDLANVPASVHLCDMPVAEEKVIDSALERRMDLVRTVAELGRSLRAKHQIKTRQVLPGMMVITRSQTDADHVASAQALIKNELNLKELQFSTDETQFVNLSVKPNLKTLGKRLGKDLNTLRTHLEGLNKNPQEVAKLLAVVESGNGTDVLGHTLTIEDFLIDRGPKDDRLIATAMGVTVLLDTHLTEELILEGLAREVVNRIQNFRKDSGLQVTDRIDIQVQAGDEIGRAVLQFQDYIKSETQGRTLEVVKSLSSEFKGTFELAEESIQLGITPLRA from the coding sequence ATGAAAGCCATTAGCTCAAACGTCAAGTTGCCCCAGATGGAGGAGGAAGTCCTAGCCTTTTGGGCTGAGCAAAAGATTTTCGAAAAATCCAATGCGCAACGCAAAGGTCAGCGCGAATTTGCGTTTTATGATGGACCGCCGTTTGCGAACGGTTTGCCTCACTACGGTCACCTCTTGGCGAATACGATCAAGGATACAGTGCCGCGCTACTGGAATATGCGCGGGTTTTATGTGGAACGCCGCTTCGGTTGGGATACCCACGGTGTTCCAGTCGAATATGAAATCGAAAAGACTCACAACCTGAAAGGTCGTGAGGATATTTTGAATATGGGCGTGGCGAAGTTCAATGAACTTTGCCGTGCATCTGTCGTGCACTATGTGGGCGAATGGCAGAAGACCATCACGCGCCTTGGCCGCTGGGTGGATTGGAATAATCAGTATCGCACCATGGACAAAAACTTCATGGAATCGGTCTGGTGGGTTTTCAAAACGCTCTATGACAAGGGCCTTGTTTACCAGGGCCACAAGGTGGTGCCCTATTCCCCGCGTCTGACGGCTGTGCTCTCGAACTTCGAAGCCAACCAGAATTATCAGGATGTGCAGGATCCGGCGATCACGGTGAAGTTTAAACTCGTCGATGAAGACGCCTACCTGCTTGCGTGGACGACCACACCCTGGACGTTGATTTCCAACCTTGCGCTGGCTGTCGGTCCCGATATCGAATACGTGAAGGTCAAGGCCGCGGAAAATGGCGAGACTTATTATCTGGCCAAAACCCGCCTGGATGCCGTTTTCAAAAAGAAAAAGGGCGAAGGCGAGCCCTATCAGATCCTTGCTGAAGTCAAAGCGAGTGATCTGGCCGGTCGCCGCTATGAGCCATTGTTCCCTTACTTCAAAAATCACAAGAACGCTTTCCAGGTTCTGGCCGATTCATATGTCACAACCGAGGAAGGTACCGGCGTCGTGCATCAGTCGCCAGCATATGGTGAGGACGACTTCCGGGTTTGTGCGACCGCTGGCATTGATATCGTCGATCCTTTGGATGAGGAAGCCCGATTCAAGGACATGATCCCTGAATTCAAAGGCCTTTTTGTCAAGGACGCCGACAAGGAAATCATCAAGGCTCTCAAGGACACGGCGCATCTTCTTCGCCATGAAACCTTGGTCCACAGTTATCCCATGTGCGAACGCACAGGCGGGCCTTTGATCTATCGCGCGATCCCCTCGTGGTTTGTCGCGGTCGAGCAGATCAAAGATCAGCTGGTGGAAAATAACCTCACCATCAACTGGGTTCCCGAGCATCTGAAGCAGGGCCGCATGGGCAACTGGCTGAAGAATGCGCGCGACTGGGCGATCAGCCGCAACCGTTACTGGGGTACGCCGCTGCCGATCTGGATCTGTGACAAGAACGATCAGCATCGCACGGTTTTGGGTGCGGTGAAGGATCTTGAAGAACTGACCGGCGCGACCGTTGATGATCTTCACATCCACAAGATCGATCATCTGCGTTTCAAATGTCCGCATTGCGCGGGCCAGATGAAACGCGTGGCCGAAGTCTTCGACTGCTGGTTTGAATCCGGCGCGATGCCTTACGCACAGCTGCATTATCCTTTTGAAAATAAAGAACGTTTTGAAACAATTTTCCCGGCAGACTTCATCGCGGAAGGTCAGGATCAAACCCGCGGCTGGTTCTATACCCTCGCGGTTTTGAGTGCCGGCCTCTTCGGCAAACCGGCTTTCAAGAATGTTGTGGTGAACGGCATGGTCCTGGCGGCCGACGGCAAAAAAATGTCGAAGCGCTGGAAAAACTATACGCCACCGGAAGAACTGATCTCCGCGTTCGGTGCCGACAGCGTGCGGCTCTACATGCTGAACTCTGCAGTTCTGCGTGCTGAAGATTTGCGCTTCAGCAACGACGGCGTCAAGGAAACGACGCGTTCGGTGATACTCCCGCTTTGGAACGCCTTCAGCTTTTTGACCACGTATGCCGCTGCAGATGGCTGGCAGCCGTCGGCTCAGCTCGTGACCGGCGCGGCTCCCAAGGTGAAGGGTGAACTCGATCGCTGGCTGATCTCGCGTCTTCATACGCTGATCGCCGGTGTGCATAAGGAAATGGAAGGCTATCATCTTTATAACGTCGTGCCGCGTGTTCTGGCCTTCATCGAAGATCTGACCAACTGGTACATCCGTCTCAGCCGCCGCCGTTTCTGGGCAGGCGAAAAAACCTTGAGCGCGGATACGCGTGAAGCCTACGAGACGCTTTATTATGTGATGACGGCTTTCTCGAAGATTCTGGCTCCTTTCGCGCCATTCACAGCCGAACGCATCTATCGCGGACTGACCGAAGATCTGGCCAACGTGCCGGCTTCCGTTCACCTTTGCGATATGCCGGTGGCCGAGGAAAAGGTCATCGACAGTGCCCTCGAACGCCGCATGGACCTTGTCCGCACGGTCGCCGAGCTGGGCCGTTCGCTGCGCGCCAAACATCAGATCAAAACCCGTCAGGTCCTGCCGGGCATGATGGTGATCACGCGCAGCCAGACCGATGCCGATCATGTGGCCAGCGCTCAGGCTCTGATCAAAAACGAGCTGAACCTGAAGGAACTTCAGTTCAGCACGGATGAAACCCAGTTTGTGAATCTTTCCGTGAAGCCGAACCTGAAAACTCTGGGCAAGCGACTCGGCAAGGATCTGAACACGCTGCGGACGCATCTGGAAGGGCTGAATAAAAATCCACAGGAAGTCGCGAAACTCCTGGCGGTCGTGGAATCCGGGAACGGTACGGACGTTCTGGGTCATACGCTGACCATCGAGGACTTCCTTATCGACCGTGGTCCCAAGGATGATCGTCTCATTGCCACAGCAATGGGCGTGACCGTTCTTTTGGATACGCATCTGACCGAAGAGCTGATCCTTGAAGGACTTGCCCGTGAAGTTGTGAATCGGATTCAGAACTTCCGTAAAGACAGCGGTCTTCAGGTGACCGACAGGATTGATATTCAGGTTCAGGCCGGTGACGAGATCGGTCGCGCGGTGCTGCAGTTCCAGGACTATATCAAGTCGGAAACGCAGGGTCGCACGCTGGAGGTGGTGAAGAGTCTTTCGAGTGAATTCAAAGGCACCTTCGAGCTGGCGGAAGAAAGCATTCAGCTCGGTATCACTCCGTTGCGCGCCTGA
- the mgtE gene encoding magnesium transporter, with protein MDALKPTAGSISQLLAERAFKKLRQIFKEIEVADLSEILAQLDIVSCIVLYRLIPKDRRAEVFSYLPFELQAKLLDQLPDLVSASLLNQMETVDRTHLLQNLPFEIREKLILKLHPEEMQITWQMLSYKASSVGRLMNPEFFSIPSGMSVHDALAAIRWSGSRVPENLLNQIFVVDPQGKLLGHVNLSSLVLADPASILVDELMDRQLVTLLVTDDRRKAVDVFRKYDRPYIPVLNTEGGMIGLIEAEDVFDVAEEEATLDIQAFGGQSSLQEAYFQTSLWQLIRKRGSWLVAVFVLSMLSSVILKNMFSDRTGFGLMLLFLPMVLSAGGMAGSQAAAMTMRGLAVREILGSDFGRLLGREILIGLALGLMLGLIGFGFAHYAEGLDRPYAMVLAALVGVTVILGILLGALLPFIMRRFRWDPVIASAPVIATVVDILGLLLLMCLTLYWVQDLVKGSP; from the coding sequence ATGGACGCTCTGAAACCGACGGCCGGATCAATCTCGCAATTGCTTGCCGAGCGGGCCTTTAAAAAATTGCGGCAGATCTTTAAAGAGATCGAGGTTGCGGATCTGTCCGAGATACTCGCGCAGCTCGATATCGTGTCGTGCATTGTTCTTTACCGACTGATACCCAAGGACCGTCGGGCCGAGGTCTTCTCCTACCTGCCTTTCGAGTTGCAGGCCAAGCTGCTCGATCAGCTGCCAGACCTTGTGTCGGCCTCGCTTTTGAATCAGATGGAAACCGTCGACCGGACCCATCTTCTGCAGAACCTGCCTTTTGAAATTCGGGAAAAGCTTATTTTAAAGCTCCATCCCGAGGAAATGCAGATCACCTGGCAGATGCTGTCGTATAAGGCGAGCAGCGTCGGTCGACTGATGAATCCGGAATTTTTCTCGATTCCCTCGGGCATGAGTGTGCATGATGCCCTGGCCGCGATTCGCTGGAGCGGCAGCCGCGTTCCGGAAAATCTTCTGAATCAGATTTTTGTGGTGGATCCGCAGGGTAAACTCCTGGGGCATGTGAACCTTTCGAGCCTCGTCCTGGCTGATCCGGCCAGCATCCTGGTCGATGAGCTGATGGATAGGCAGCTCGTTACGCTTCTGGTGACCGATGACAGACGGAAGGCGGTGGATGTGTTCCGCAAGTATGATCGGCCCTATATTCCCGTTCTGAATACAGAGGGCGGAATGATTGGACTGATTGAAGCCGAGGATGTTTTCGATGTGGCCGAGGAAGAGGCCACGCTGGATATCCAGGCCTTTGGCGGGCAGAGCAGTTTGCAGGAAGCTTATTTCCAAACTTCCCTCTGGCAGCTCATCCGTAAGCGCGGATCGTGGCTGGTCGCGGTCTTTGTGCTTTCGATGCTTTCCTCTGTGATCCTGAAAAACATGTTCAGTGATCGAACCGGGTTTGGACTGATGCTGCTCTTTTTGCCGATGGTGCTCTCTGCCGGTGGCATGGCGGGCTCGCAGGCCGCGGCCATGACCATGCGAGGCCTTGCGGTTCGGGAGATCCTGGGATCGGACTTCGGCCGACTCTTAGGGCGGGAAATCCTCATCGGCCTGGCCCTGGGTCTGATGCTCGGTTTGATTGGATTTGGTTTTGCGCATTATGCGGAGGGTCTCGATCGCCCTTACGCGATGGTTTTAGCGGCTCTGGTGGGCGTGACTGTTATCCTCGGCATTTTGCTGGGAGCCCTTTTGCCCTTTATCATGCGCCGCTTCCGTTGGGATCCTGTCATTGCCTCGGCTCCTGTGATCGCCACCGTGGTGGATATCCTTGGTCTTCTGCTTCTGATGTGCCTCACTCTTTATTGGGTGCAGGATCTTGTGAAGGGGAGCCCCTGA